One stretch of Streptomyces peucetius DNA includes these proteins:
- a CDS encoding ABC transporter permease, whose product MARMAGRRALFAVPVLLTVTFAVFAVAAASPFDPVKAYTGAAGLTASQENLDQIRANLGVDEPLVTRWWNWLTAALRGDLGVSSVMRQPVADVVAERIGWSVLLAATAFAVAILAGTALGVLAARRRGGYLDRCVSSLAYTLEAAPAFWLGLLAIWFFALELGVLPAGGLTDTASDTVTFGQVAAHLVLPAAVLGVSQLPWFFLYVRQGVGDALDEDPVRGARARGLGEGTVLVGHALRSGMLPMLTLIGSRVPELITGALLVETVFSWPGIAAATVQAATSVDFPLLAALTVLATAAVLLGNLLSDLLYGLADPRVGFDG is encoded by the coding sequence ATGGCGCGGATGGCGGGACGACGGGCCCTGTTCGCCGTCCCCGTGCTCCTCACCGTGACGTTCGCGGTCTTCGCCGTCGCCGCCGCCTCGCCCTTCGACCCCGTCAAGGCGTACACCGGCGCCGCCGGACTCACCGCCTCGCAGGAGAACCTCGACCAGATCCGGGCCAACCTCGGCGTCGACGAGCCGCTGGTCACCCGCTGGTGGAACTGGCTGACCGCAGCACTCCGTGGCGACCTCGGCGTCTCCAGCGTGATGCGGCAGCCCGTTGCCGACGTCGTCGCCGAACGGATCGGCTGGTCCGTACTCCTCGCCGCCACCGCCTTCGCCGTGGCCATCCTGGCCGGCACCGCCCTCGGCGTGCTCGCCGCACGCCGGCGCGGCGGGTACCTCGACCGGTGCGTCAGCTCGCTCGCCTACACCCTTGAGGCCGCGCCCGCGTTCTGGCTCGGACTCCTCGCCATCTGGTTCTTCGCGCTCGAACTGGGCGTGCTGCCGGCCGGCGGCCTCACCGACACCGCCAGCGACACCGTGACCTTCGGCCAGGTCGCCGCCCATCTGGTGCTCCCCGCCGCGGTCCTCGGCGTCAGCCAACTGCCGTGGTTCTTCCTGTACGTGCGCCAGGGCGTCGGCGACGCCCTCGACGAGGACCCCGTACGCGGCGCCCGCGCCCGCGGCCTGGGTGAGGGGACCGTCCTCGTCGGCCACGCGCTGCGCTCCGGCATGCTGCCGATGCTCACCCTCATCGGCTCCCGCGTACCCGAACTCATCACCGGAGCACTGCTCGTGGAGACCGTCTTCAGCTGGCCCGGCATCGCCGCCGCCACCGTGCAGGCCGCCACCTCCGTCGACTTCCCGCTGCTCGCCGCGCTCACCGTCCTGGCGACGGCGGCCGTGCTGCTCGGCAACCTGCTGTCCGACCTGCTCTACGGACTGGCCGACCCGAGGGTGGGCTTCGATGGCTGA
- a CDS encoding ABC transporter permease: protein MADLVWKSHGLTRRSTRTVRLTVSAVTVTAVALAVLLVPPIVGLDQQAVDLSMKLRPPSPAHPFGTDDVGRDLLLRCVYGLRFSLLVGLVAALVATVIGTVVGATAAVAGGWADRVLMRLVDAFSSVPHLLLGIFVVAMFRPGVWPVIVSVALTHWLSTARIVRSEVLSLRSRPYIDAAISGGASRWRVAVRHLLPGVLPQAGLAAVLMVPHAMWHESALSFLGLGLPTHQASLGNLVQSARGSLLAGDWWPTLFPGLFLIVPTLAVAGLAGAWRERINPRRRSELML from the coding sequence ATGGCTGACCTCGTCTGGAAGTCCCACGGGCTCACGCGTCGCTCCACCCGCACCGTGCGCCTCACCGTCTCCGCCGTGACCGTCACGGCCGTGGCGCTGGCGGTGCTGCTCGTACCGCCGATCGTCGGGCTCGACCAGCAGGCCGTCGACCTGTCGATGAAGCTGCGGCCGCCGTCCCCCGCCCACCCCTTCGGCACCGACGACGTCGGCCGCGACCTGCTGCTGCGCTGCGTCTACGGCCTGCGGTTCTCGCTGCTCGTCGGGCTGGTCGCGGCCCTCGTCGCCACCGTCATCGGCACGGTGGTGGGCGCGACGGCCGCCGTGGCGGGCGGCTGGGCGGACCGTGTGCTGATGCGGCTCGTCGACGCCTTCTCCTCCGTGCCGCACCTGCTGCTCGGCATCTTCGTCGTGGCCATGTTCCGGCCCGGGGTGTGGCCGGTGATTGTGTCCGTCGCGCTCACCCACTGGCTGTCCACGGCCCGGATCGTGCGCTCCGAGGTGCTGTCGCTGCGCTCACGTCCGTACATCGACGCGGCGATCAGCGGCGGCGCGAGCCGGTGGCGGGTGGCCGTGCGACACCTGCTGCCCGGAGTGCTGCCGCAGGCGGGACTCGCCGCCGTACTGATGGTGCCGCACGCCATGTGGCACGAGTCGGCGCTGTCGTTCCTGGGCCTCGGACTGCCCACGCACCAGGCGAGCCTGGGCAACCTGGTGCAGTCGGCCCGCGGCTCGCTGCTCGCCGGCGACTGGTGGCCGACGCTCTTCCCCGGCCTGTTCCTGATCGTCCCCACCCTCGCCGTAGCCGGACTGGCCGGCGCCTGGCGTGAACGGATCAACCCCCGCCGCCGATCGGAGCTGATGCTGTGA
- a CDS encoding ABC transporter ATP-binding protein, with translation MRDGRHVAAVSDVSFDLAAGECLALVGESGCGKSVLASALLGLLPANAQTSGSAVVVGVELLGADERTLARTVRGRLVGLVPQSPAAHLTPVRTVGAQLVETVRALTGLRGPAASEAATAAAGRAAFPADHLDRYPHELSGGLAQRAATAIALVGDAPLLLADEPTTGLDRPLVDHTADELRRHADEGRALLLITHDLAAAERIADRVAVMYAGRIVELTAADAFFGDPGPRHPYARGLLNALPEREFTPIPGLPPELGDLPGGCAFAPRCDRADEACTTLPRLTDGTACHHAEEPQRVRTV, from the coding sequence ATGCGCGACGGGCGGCACGTCGCCGCCGTCAGCGACGTCTCGTTCGACCTCGCGGCAGGTGAGTGCCTGGCGCTCGTCGGCGAGAGCGGCTGCGGCAAGTCCGTCCTCGCCTCCGCGCTCCTCGGACTGCTGCCCGCCAACGCCCAGACCTCCGGGTCGGCCGTCGTCGTCGGCGTCGAACTGCTCGGCGCCGACGAACGCACCCTGGCCCGCACCGTCAGGGGCCGTCTCGTCGGGCTGGTGCCGCAGAGTCCCGCGGCCCACCTCACACCCGTACGGACCGTCGGCGCCCAGCTCGTCGAGACCGTACGGGCCCTCACCGGGCTGCGCGGCCCCGCGGCGAGCGAGGCGGCCACGGCGGCGGCCGGACGCGCCGCGTTCCCCGCCGACCATCTCGACCGCTACCCGCACGAACTCTCCGGCGGACTCGCACAGCGGGCCGCCACCGCGATCGCGCTCGTCGGCGACGCGCCACTGCTGCTCGCCGACGAGCCGACCACCGGCCTGGACCGCCCTCTCGTCGACCACACCGCCGACGAACTGCGCCGCCACGCGGACGAAGGACGCGCGCTGCTGCTGATCACCCACGACCTCGCGGCCGCCGAGCGTATCGCCGACCGCGTCGCCGTCATGTACGCGGGGCGGATCGTCGAACTCACCGCCGCCGACGCCTTCTTCGGAGACCCCGGCCCTCGCCACCCCTACGCCCGCGGGCTGCTGAACGCGCTGCCGGAAAGGGAGTTCACCCCGATCCCCGGGCTGCCGCCCGAGCTCGGCGACCTCCCCGGCGGCTGCGCCTTCGCCCCGCGCTGCGACCGGGCCGACGAGGCCTGCACCACGCTTCCCCGCCTCACCGACGGCACCGCCTGCCACCACGCCGAGGAGCCGCAGCGTGTTCGAACTGTGTGA
- a CDS encoding ABC transporter ATP-binding protein, giving the protein MFELCDITAGYDRRRPVVRGASLTIAPGEAVGLLGPSGCGKSTLAKVAALLHRPDSGRVVMDGAPMGPGDGWRHRAPRARRTAVGVVFQQPRLSADPRLSLRELIAEPLRATGHRRSDADARAEEPAAAVGLTAELLGRRPHEVSDGQLQRACLARALVLRPRWLVCDEMTAMLDASTTAALVAVVEDYRREHGAGLLAVGHDHVLLNRWCDRTVNWSEVAED; this is encoded by the coding sequence GTGTTCGAACTGTGTGACATCACCGCCGGTTACGACCGCCGCAGGCCCGTCGTACGCGGCGCTTCCCTGACCATCGCCCCCGGCGAGGCGGTCGGCCTCCTCGGACCCAGCGGCTGCGGCAAGTCCACCCTCGCGAAGGTCGCCGCCCTGCTGCACCGGCCCGACTCCGGCCGGGTCGTGATGGACGGCGCCCCCATGGGTCCGGGAGACGGGTGGCGCCACCGTGCGCCGCGCGCCCGGCGCACCGCCGTCGGCGTGGTGTTCCAGCAGCCGCGGCTGTCCGCCGACCCGCGGCTGTCGCTGCGCGAGCTGATCGCGGAACCACTGCGCGCCACGGGTCACCGGCGGTCCGACGCCGACGCCCGCGCCGAGGAACCCGCCGCGGCCGTCGGCCTCACCGCCGAACTCCTCGGCCGGCGGCCGCACGAAGTGAGCGACGGACAGCTCCAACGCGCCTGCCTCGCCAGGGCACTGGTGCTCCGGCCGCGCTGGCTGGTGTGCGACGAGATGACCGCCATGCTCGACGCGTCCACGACCGCCGCGCTGGTGGCCGTCGTCGAGGACTACCGCCGAGAGCACGGCGCCGGACTGCTCGCCGTCGGTCACGACCACGTGCTGCTGAACCGCTGGTGCGACCGGACCGTCAACTGGTCGGAGGTCGCGGAGGACTGA
- a CDS encoding phosphatidylinositol-specific phospholipase C/glycerophosphodiester phosphodiesterase family protein, whose product MPATRRTVVTTLAAAALTGAVGAPAHAATAGSGGGQSRPAPLRRAHAHNDYLHEHPLHDALSHGFTSVEADIFLVDGELLVAHEPAELDPSRTLRSLYLDPLLARVRANHGSVYRGHRRPFQLLIDIKTDGVAAYLELDRQLRHYRRMLSGCFHGHIRLGAVTPVISGDRSARAPMEAQRVRYAFYDGRLDDLAAGDPAPASFVPLISGNWTHSFSWLGSDEFPAAQRQKLHTLVTTAHSRSQRVRFWATPDLPGPARDAVWHELLAAGVDHVNTDDLAGLEHFLRRYDG is encoded by the coding sequence GTGCCGGCCACCCGTCGCACAGTCGTCACCACCCTCGCCGCCGCCGCACTCACCGGCGCCGTCGGGGCACCCGCCCACGCCGCCACCGCCGGGAGCGGTGGCGGGCAGAGCCGCCCGGCGCCGCTGCGCCGGGCCCACGCGCACAACGACTATCTGCACGAACACCCGCTGCATGACGCGCTGTCGCACGGTTTCACCAGCGTCGAGGCCGACATCTTCCTGGTCGACGGGGAGCTGCTCGTCGCCCACGAACCGGCGGAACTCGACCCCTCCCGCACTCTGCGCTCCCTCTATCTGGACCCGCTGCTCGCCCGGGTCCGCGCGAACCACGGCAGCGTGTACCGGGGGCACCGCCGGCCGTTCCAGCTGCTGATCGACATCAAGACGGACGGGGTCGCCGCCTATCTCGAACTCGACCGCCAACTGCGGCACTACCGGCGCATGCTGAGCGGTTGCTTCCACGGACACATACGCCTCGGAGCCGTCACCCCCGTCATCTCCGGCGACCGTTCCGCGCGCGCCCCGATGGAGGCGCAGCGGGTCCGGTACGCCTTCTACGACGGCCGACTGGACGACCTGGCGGCCGGCGACCCGGCGCCGGCGTCCTTCGTCCCGCTGATCTCCGGCAACTGGACCCACAGCTTCAGCTGGCTCGGCTCGGACGAATTTCCCGCCGCCCAGCGGCAGAAGCTGCACACGCTCGTCACGACCGCTCACAGCCGCTCCCAGCGGGTCCGCTTCTGGGCCACCCCCGACCTCCCGGGGCCGGCGCGGGACGCCGTCTGGCACGAACTGCTCGCCGCCGGTGTCGACCACGTCAACACCGACGACCTGGCGGGCCTCGAGCACTTCCTGCGGCGGTACGACGGCTAG
- a CDS encoding nitroreductase family deazaflavin-dependent oxidoreductase translates to MPLEGEYEPSPEAWVREQVEEYESSGGRSGTTLRGMPVVVLTTRGARSGKIRKTPLMRVEHAGAYALVASLGGSHSHPTWYYNLKADPQIELQDGPVRRDMTAREVTGEEKALWWGRAVEAYPDYDDYQKKTDREIPVFVAEVPDRDR, encoded by the coding sequence ATGCCTCTTGAGGGTGAGTACGAGCCGAGCCCCGAAGCCTGGGTGCGTGAACAGGTGGAGGAGTACGAGAGTTCGGGCGGCAGGAGCGGGACGACGCTGCGCGGCATGCCGGTCGTCGTGCTCACCACCCGCGGCGCCAGGAGCGGCAAGATCCGCAAGACCCCGCTGATGCGGGTCGAACACGCGGGTGCCTACGCCCTGGTCGCCTCACTGGGCGGCTCGCACTCCCACCCGACGTGGTACTACAACCTGAAGGCCGACCCGCAGATCGAGTTGCAGGACGGCCCGGTCCGCAGGGACATGACGGCGCGTGAGGTGACGGGCGAGGAGAAGGCGCTGTGGTGGGGACGCGCGGTGGAGGCGTATCCCGACTACGACGACTACCAGAAGAAGACCGACCGCGAGATCCCCGTCTTCGTCGCGGAGGTGCCGGACCGGGACCGCTGA
- a CDS encoding GAF domain-containing protein, whose amino-acid sequence MDPLTPDQTRHAGEQRRLRLQVLGLNTVEAEATFDRVARLAASFTQSPLAMVNFINDERQMFRGMYVPPTSPDGATDSEGRGIVFDLSDIAREAPNDYGFCPHVVAQGSQLALDDVFDYPRFRGNALVNDMGVRSYLGTPLRDNTGMILGTVCVADMVARTWDRKIKEGMQELTETLLSEFKLRDSLLAQQHELFAVFDGAPFPIMLTEGPHHLLRYANGKQGAAFGMVPQFSPGRQVLSGLDSVGVFNAMDEAFHTGRTTTLPHAAITTYDSPSPQAFSFLCTPVRTSPTAPVSGVLTVAMNSHDSYPAAEQRVFAANVQERFEQLGSNGFGAAPPGR is encoded by the coding sequence ATGGACCCCCTGACACCCGATCAGACACGGCACGCAGGCGAACAGCGCAGGCTCCGACTGCAGGTTCTCGGCCTCAACACCGTTGAGGCCGAAGCCACGTTCGACCGTGTGGCACGGCTCGCGGCGAGCTTCACCCAGTCTCCCCTCGCCATGGTCAACTTCATCAACGACGAGCGGCAGATGTTCCGGGGCATGTACGTGCCGCCGACCTCTCCCGACGGTGCCACCGACTCGGAGGGCCGGGGCATCGTCTTCGACCTCAGCGACATAGCCCGCGAGGCCCCCAACGACTACGGCTTCTGCCCCCATGTGGTCGCCCAGGGGTCCCAGCTGGCCCTGGACGATGTCTTCGACTACCCCCGCTTCCGGGGCAACGCACTCGTCAACGACATGGGTGTGCGCTCCTACCTGGGCACCCCGCTGCGGGACAACACCGGCATGATCCTCGGCACGGTGTGCGTGGCCGACATGGTCGCCCGCACCTGGGACCGCAAGATCAAGGAGGGGATGCAGGAGCTCACGGAGACCCTGCTCTCCGAGTTCAAGCTGAGAGACAGCCTGCTGGCCCAGCAGCACGAGCTGTTCGCCGTCTTCGACGGCGCACCCTTCCCGATCATGCTCACCGAGGGGCCGCACCACCTGCTGCGCTACGCCAACGGCAAGCAGGGCGCGGCCTTCGGCATGGTCCCCCAGTTCAGCCCCGGGAGGCAGGTCCTGTCCGGGCTCGACTCCGTCGGTGTCTTCAACGCGATGGACGAGGCCTTCCACACCGGCCGCACGACCACGCTCCCCCATGCGGCGATCACCACGTACGACTCGCCCTCGCCGCAGGCCTTCAGCTTTCTGTGCACCCCCGTACGAACGTCGCCCACCGCACCGGTCAGCGGAGTGCTGACCGTGGCCATGAACAGTCACGACTCGTATCCCGCCGCCGAGCAGCGGGTGTTCGCGGCCAATGTCCAGGAGCGGTTCGAGCAACTGGGCAGCAATGGCTTCGGCGCCGCGCCTCCCGGCCGCTAG
- a CDS encoding beta-ketoacyl synthase N-terminal-like domain-containing protein, producing MNRTDDVDARSVAVIGMACRLPGADGPDELWDLLRDGVDATSETPPDRYDVNALHSERPGPGMIGSRRGGYLGGMADFDAEFFEMSPTEALELDPQQRLLLMTAWDALEDAGRRPDELAGTRTGVFVGNARGDYLEIRFRQGLQTVTAAQLNNYRSLLPARLSYFLDLRGPSVVLDTACSSSLAAVHSAVQSLRAGESPLAIVAGVNLTLRPDEGVVMTQAGALAADGRSKFADAGADGHTPGDAVGVVVLKRLTDALADGDPIRAVIEGSAIGNDGRTSGSLLNPSRTGQVEVLRWAYEDAGVSPADVDYVEAHGSGSPVLDALEITALGEVLGEDRPSDRPLLVGSVKTNIGHAEAAGGIAGLIKTVLCLEHGQVPASLHLGTPTPEVPWGELPVLVPEKLHDLPDHGRPYRAGISGQGSSALNAHVVIRQADPRPHAATPAPDGKPYLLALSARTPEALVALRRSWAAYLGPEGPGTAHPLRDICYSAATRRQHHEHRLAVVGASHEEMAAAFDAAGEAPRRRSVPKKLAEAADRYRENGTVDWQALAGEPGRFVPLPRYPWQTKRYWPDDEREERTGDLADWVLREHARTSYDDDSTLVDVGIDSLAKLRIIVELSEQTGREVDPEELGGLRTVGALRGWIRAMEAHTP from the coding sequence ATGAACAGGACGGACGACGTCGACGCACGGTCGGTCGCGGTGATCGGCATGGCCTGCAGGCTGCCCGGCGCCGACGGCCCCGACGAGCTGTGGGACCTGCTGCGGGACGGTGTCGATGCCACGAGCGAGACACCACCTGATCGTTACGACGTGAATGCCCTGCACTCCGAACGGCCGGGACCGGGCATGATCGGCAGTCGGCGGGGCGGCTACCTCGGCGGCATGGCCGACTTCGACGCCGAGTTCTTCGAGATGTCGCCCACCGAGGCGCTCGAACTCGACCCGCAGCAGCGGCTGCTGCTGATGACGGCCTGGGACGCGTTGGAGGACGCGGGCCGGCGGCCCGACGAACTGGCGGGCACCCGCACCGGTGTCTTCGTCGGCAACGCCCGCGGGGACTACCTGGAGATCAGGTTCCGCCAGGGTCTGCAGACAGTGACCGCCGCGCAGCTCAACAACTACCGCTCCCTGCTGCCGGCCCGTCTGTCCTACTTCCTCGACCTGCGCGGGCCGAGCGTCGTGCTCGACACCGCCTGCTCCTCCTCGCTGGCGGCTGTGCACAGCGCCGTGCAGAGCCTCCGCGCGGGGGAGAGCCCCCTGGCGATCGTCGCCGGAGTGAACCTCACCCTCCGCCCCGACGAGGGCGTGGTGATGACCCAGGCGGGCGCTCTGGCCGCCGACGGCCGGAGCAAGTTCGCCGATGCCGGCGCCGACGGCCACACCCCCGGCGACGCGGTGGGCGTCGTCGTCCTCAAGCGCCTCACCGACGCCCTGGCCGACGGCGACCCGATCCGGGCCGTCATCGAGGGAAGCGCGATCGGCAACGACGGACGCACCAGCGGCTCACTGCTTAACCCTTCCAGGACCGGACAGGTCGAGGTGCTCCGCTGGGCGTACGAGGACGCCGGCGTGTCACCGGCCGACGTGGACTACGTCGAGGCGCACGGATCCGGCTCACCCGTGCTCGACGCCCTGGAGATCACCGCTCTCGGCGAAGTGCTGGGCGAGGACCGGCCGTCGGACCGTCCGCTGCTCGTCGGCTCCGTCAAGACCAACATCGGCCACGCGGAGGCCGCGGGCGGCATCGCCGGACTGATCAAGACCGTCCTGTGCCTGGAGCACGGCCAGGTCCCGGCCAGTCTGCACCTCGGCACACCGACCCCCGAGGTCCCCTGGGGGGAACTGCCGGTGCTCGTCCCGGAGAAGCTCCACGACCTGCCCGACCACGGACGGCCGTATCGCGCCGGAATCTCGGGGCAGGGCTCCTCGGCCCTCAACGCACACGTGGTGATCCGCCAGGCGGACCCCCGGCCGCACGCCGCCACGCCGGCTCCGGACGGCAAGCCGTACCTGCTGGCGCTCTCCGCCCGTACACCGGAGGCCCTGGTGGCCCTCCGCCGTTCCTGGGCCGCGTACCTCGGCCCCGAGGGGCCCGGCACGGCTCACCCGCTGCGGGACATCTGCTACAGCGCGGCCACCCGCCGTCAGCACCACGAACACCGCCTGGCCGTCGTCGGGGCGTCGCACGAGGAGATGGCGGCGGCATTCGACGCGGCCGGCGAAGCGCCGCGGCGCAGGAGCGTCCCCAAGAAGCTGGCCGAGGCCGCGGACCGCTACCGCGAGAACGGCACGGTGGACTGGCAGGCGCTGGCCGGCGAGCCCGGACGCTTCGTCCCGCTGCCCCGCTACCCCTGGCAGACCAAGCGCTACTGGCCGGACGACGAGCGGGAGGAACGCACCGGCGACCTGGCCGACTGGGTGCTGCGCGAGCACGCCCGCACCTCCTACGACGACGACTCGACACTCGTCGACGTCGGGATCGACTCGCTGGCGAAGCTGCGGATCATCGTGGAGCTGTCCGAGCAGACCGGCCGCGAGGTCGACCCCGAGGAACTGGGCGGGCTGCGCACGGTCGGCGCGCTGCGCGGATGGATCCGGGCGATGGAGGCGCACACGCCATGA
- a CDS encoding amino acid adenylation domain-containing protein — protein MSNPRTVYEWFARSAAVFGDDCALEVDEERLTYRELRELAERIAARLVAFNGGAAPRRVGLLASRSVTAYAGYLAVLRTGAAVVPLNPEHPPARTARIAETAGLELVLADTSGADAAPGVPLLVLGPGELTSLAARPAPDLPDPRTEPDDVAYIIFTSGSTGAPKGVPVSQANLCAYLGHVASRYDIGPGSRLSQTFDLTFDGSVHDLFVAWASGGTLVVPRRSQLLSPVRTVNALRLTHWFSVPSLIAFASRLGTLKPGSMPTLRWSVFGGEPLTLAAAAEWQTAAPESALEVLYGPTELTISCTAYRLPRHRADWPRTANGTVPIGAGYPTLDILLLDDDGRPAEAGELYVRGPQRFPGYLDPANNAGRFLSGDDHGAAAARDSAELPLTDKHWYRTGDRAAVQDGHLVHLGRTDHQVKIRGHRIELGEIEAMLRQQPGVRDAVVLAVRASDGEPELEAAVSGTGCADQQLYSALGERLPPYMLPRRIVTLEEMPLNANGKIDRQALLARLGHSR, from the coding sequence ATGAGCAACCCCCGGACCGTGTACGAATGGTTCGCCCGTTCCGCCGCCGTCTTCGGGGACGACTGCGCCCTGGAAGTGGACGAGGAGCGGCTGACCTACCGCGAACTGCGCGAGCTGGCCGAGCGGATCGCCGCCCGGCTGGTCGCCTTCAACGGCGGCGCGGCCCCCCGCAGGGTCGGCCTGCTCGCGAGCCGCTCGGTGACCGCGTACGCCGGCTATCTCGCCGTGCTGCGGACCGGCGCGGCCGTCGTGCCCCTCAACCCGGAGCACCCGCCCGCCCGTACGGCCCGAATAGCCGAGACGGCGGGGCTGGAGCTGGTGCTCGCGGACACCTCCGGGGCCGACGCCGCCCCAGGGGTGCCGCTGCTCGTACTGGGCCCCGGCGAACTGACGTCACTGGCGGCCCGGCCGGCGCCCGACCTTCCGGACCCGAGGACGGAACCGGACGACGTCGCCTACATCATCTTCACGTCCGGTTCGACGGGCGCCCCCAAGGGAGTTCCCGTCTCGCAGGCCAATCTCTGCGCCTACCTCGGCCATGTCGCGTCTCGGTACGACATCGGCCCGGGCAGCCGGCTCTCCCAGACCTTCGACCTCACCTTCGACGGCTCCGTGCACGACCTGTTCGTCGCCTGGGCGTCCGGCGGCACCCTGGTCGTACCGAGGCGCAGCCAGCTCCTGTCGCCGGTCAGGACCGTCAACGCGCTGCGGCTCACGCACTGGTTCTCCGTACCGTCGCTGATCGCCTTCGCCTCCCGCCTGGGCACCCTGAAGCCCGGCAGCATGCCCACCCTGCGCTGGAGCGTGTTCGGCGGTGAGCCGCTGACCCTGGCCGCCGCGGCGGAATGGCAGACGGCGGCGCCGGAAAGCGCACTGGAGGTCCTGTACGGGCCGACCGAACTCACCATCTCCTGCACCGCCTACCGGCTTCCCCGCCACCGGGCGGACTGGCCCCGTACGGCCAACGGGACGGTGCCGATCGGGGCCGGCTACCCGACGCTGGACATCCTCCTCCTGGACGACGACGGCAGACCGGCCGAGGCCGGCGAGCTGTACGTCCGCGGACCGCAGCGCTTCCCCGGCTACCTGGACCCGGCGAACAACGCCGGGCGGTTCCTGTCCGGCGACGACCACGGCGCAGCCGCCGCCCGCGACAGCGCGGAGCTGCCGCTGACGGACAAGCACTGGTACCGCACCGGGGACCGCGCGGCCGTGCAGGACGGGCACCTGGTGCACCTGGGCCGGACCGACCACCAGGTCAAGATCCGCGGTCACCGGATCGAACTCGGCGAGATCGAGGCCATGCTGAGGCAGCAGCCGGGCGTGCGCGACGCGGTCGTGCTCGCGGTGCGGGCGTCCGACGGCGAACCGGAACTCGAAGCCGCGGTCAGCGGCACCGGATGCGCCGACCAGCAGCTGTACTCGGCACTGGGCGAGCGGCTCCCGCCGTACATGCTGCCCCGCCGGATCGTCACCCTGGAGGAAATGCCGCTCAACGCGAACGGCAAGATCGACCGGCAGGCGCTGCTCGCCCGGCTCGGGCACAGCCGCTGA
- a CDS encoding FAD-dependent oxidoreductase, translated as MFDAIVVGARCAGAPTAMLLARAGHRVLMLDRAGFPSDTLSTHLIHQPGVAALARWGVLDTIRATGCPPLDRAVYEVADIRLEGCGRGVEGQRAGYAPRRYVLDAVLVDAAVAAGVDFRERSSVTRLLHDDTGRVIGVEGSHGGRPFTERAPLVIGADGMRSTVARLAKAGFTTSDPRLTCAYYGYWEDVPATLELYESPGSWVATVPTNNEATLVLAYFPQSRFDEVRADPRSAYLRQIRATAPALYERLQGGRRVERLRGTGDQQNFFRRATGPGWALVGDAGHHKDSITARGISDAFLQAEALVRHAGGLLGGDPDKLDEALRNYADERDAFLAPGYEATLSAAQLAPHEQRLSLLRAVSKDPELTSIYFDMVAGTGTAGALYTPKLLALL; from the coding sequence ATGTTCGATGCCATCGTGGTAGGGGCGCGCTGCGCCGGAGCTCCCACAGCCATGCTGCTCGCCCGTGCGGGGCACCGGGTGCTGATGCTCGACCGGGCGGGCTTCCCCTCCGACACCCTCTCCACCCATCTCATCCACCAGCCCGGCGTGGCCGCGCTCGCCCGCTGGGGAGTGCTCGACACCATACGCGCCACCGGATGCCCGCCCCTGGACCGCGCGGTCTACGAGGTGGCCGACATCCGTCTCGAAGGCTGCGGCCGGGGAGTCGAGGGGCAGCGGGCCGGATACGCCCCCCGCCGGTACGTCCTGGACGCCGTACTGGTGGACGCGGCCGTCGCCGCAGGGGTCGACTTCCGTGAACGCTCCTCCGTGACCCGGCTCCTGCACGACGACACCGGACGCGTCATCGGCGTGGAGGGCAGCCACGGCGGCCGCCCCTTCACCGAACGGGCTCCCCTCGTGATCGGTGCCGACGGCATGCGCTCCACGGTCGCCAGACTCGCCAAGGCGGGCTTCACCACGAGCGACCCCAGACTGACCTGTGCCTACTACGGCTACTGGGAGGACGTGCCGGCCACCCTGGAGCTCTACGAGAGTCCCGGCAGCTGGGTGGCCACCGTACCCACCAACAACGAGGCGACGCTGGTCCTGGCCTACTTCCCGCAGTCCAGGTTCGACGAGGTGCGGGCCGACCCGCGCTCCGCCTATCTGCGGCAGATCCGGGCCACCGCCCCGGCCCTGTACGAGCGGCTGCAGGGCGGACGGCGCGTCGAGCGGCTGCGCGGCACCGGCGACCAGCAGAACTTCTTCCGCCGGGCGACCGGCCCGGGATGGGCCCTGGTGGGCGACGCGGGGCACCACAAGGACTCGATCACCGCACGCGGCATCAGCGACGCGTTCCTCCAGGCGGAAGCGCTGGTGCGGCACGCGGGCGGCCTGCTCGGCGGTGATCCGGACAAGCTGGACGAGGCACTGCGGAACTACGCGGACGAGCGCGACGCCTTCCTCGCCCCCGGCTACGAGGCGACGCTGTCGGCGGCGCAACTGGCGCCCCACGAACAGCGGCTGTCGCTGCTGCGTGCCGTGAGCAAGGACCCGGAACTGACGTCGATCTACTTCGACATGGTCGCGGGCACCGGGACCGCCGGCGCCCTCTACACCCCCAAGCTGCTGGCCCTGCTGTGA